In the genome of Fervidobacterium thailandense, one region contains:
- a CDS encoding zinc-binding dehydrogenase produces MKDVKGCPFGTHRVIEPKGTLPQAAYKIDNDMEIYRNELLIDVKTLNVDSASFTQIKESCNGDIECIKNTILSIVRERGKLQNPVTGSGGMLIGVVEEIGPDFPTDLKVGDKIATLVSLSLTPLRIDEILNVNVDTDQVDIKGKAILFESGIYAKLPDDIPEKLALAVLDVAGAPAQTRKLVKPGMYVCIIGGGGKSGVLCAYEAMKAVGKDGKVIVVEYSPENAKRIEDLGLAHHVIVADATKPVEVYQKVMEVTGGRYCDVVINNVNVPATEMSSILITKDEGIVYFFSMATSFTRAALGAEGVGKDVTMIIGNGYTKGHAEVALNILRESKEIRQLFERLYC; encoded by the coding sequence ATGAAAGATGTGAAAGGCTGTCCATTCGGAACACACAGGGTAATTGAACCAAAAGGCACGCTACCTCAAGCGGCTTACAAAATCGACAACGATATGGAGATTTACAGAAATGAGCTCCTTATAGACGTAAAAACTTTGAACGTCGATTCGGCCAGTTTCACGCAAATAAAAGAATCGTGCAACGGTGATATAGAGTGCATAAAGAACACCATTCTCAGCATCGTGCGTGAACGTGGTAAGTTGCAAAATCCGGTAACCGGTTCTGGAGGTATGCTCATAGGTGTCGTCGAAGAAATCGGTCCGGATTTCCCCACGGATTTGAAAGTTGGGGATAAGATCGCAACGCTTGTGTCACTCTCTCTGACACCGCTTCGCATTGATGAAATTCTGAATGTAAATGTTGATACCGATCAGGTTGATATAAAGGGGAAAGCGATCCTCTTTGAAAGCGGTATCTACGCAAAACTCCCCGACGATATTCCGGAAAAACTTGCCCTCGCGGTACTCGACGTTGCCGGCGCACCAGCTCAGACCAGAAAACTGGTCAAGCCGGGCATGTACGTGTGCATCATCGGTGGGGGTGGGAAATCCGGTGTACTGTGCGCTTACGAAGCGATGAAGGCTGTGGGAAAAGACGGCAAGGTTATCGTTGTGGAATACTCACCCGAGAATGCTAAACGTATAGAAGACCTCGGACTTGCCCATCATGTCATCGTTGCAGATGCAACCAAACCAGTCGAGGTTTACCAAAAAGTCATGGAAGTAACCGGTGGTCGTTACTGTGACGTGGTTATAAACAACGTCAACGTCCCAGCCACCGAGATGTCCTCGATACTCATCACCAAAGACGAGGGAATCGTGTACTTCTTCAGCATGGCCACATCGTTCACAAGGGCAGCACTCGGTGCTGAAGGTGTTGGTAAAGACGTCACGATGATCATCGGGAACGGATACACCAAAGGTCACGCGGAAGTAGCACTCAATATATTGAGGGAATCGAAAGAAATAAGGCAATTATTTGAAAGGTTGTACTGTTGA